One genomic region from Esox lucius isolate fEsoLuc1 chromosome 24, fEsoLuc1.pri, whole genome shotgun sequence encodes:
- the LOC105009690 gene encoding mucin-5AC gives MTETPTAPKTTTETSTTTSAASTTTTESPTTTTEVTSTTTAEPTTITAAPTTSESPTTTTSAPTTTEATTTTTAAPTTTTESPTTTTEATTTTTEAPITSTAAPTTTTESPTTTTEATSTTTEASTTTTAAPTTTTAATTTTTAATTTTTETQTTTTALPTTTESPTTTTEASTTTTAAITTTTAPSTITTEALTSRTTATTPETTTPATTTPETTTPSSITPATTTPSTTTPATTIIATTTPASTTTATAITATTIIATTAIPLSTVPVVFRSLGETFTSDLSNSSTQAFQNRALLIKTQLEPFYQSAFVSFYSLTVTQFSSGSIINHMDLAFYSSSVPNNTEIGTILIKAAQNITVFNIDFTSVTVNNTDIFAATTLPPSSAVVTPVADTTTSTTGQPHTVLVTAATTGPRNTTTTLLSPSTVSNIGSTLATLTTRTSPTTTTTNPQTTSPTITTAVSNITTASVNTTKTANTTTTASINTTKAANTTTTTASVNTTKAANTTTTTASVNTTKAANTTTTTASVNTTKAANTTTTTTASVNTTKAANTTTMITASPSTSLGASTVFQGTPTATTFLPSTVAGTTTRTTGQPVTVPMTGPRNTTTTFGSPSTASNAASTLATLTTRTTPTTTTTSAPTTTKTTTATTTTTTATTRTTTTTAPIQPAPVVVFIIQQLYVPQLSNPASTEFQTLALTVIAAFDVIYKTKYGSFFIRTIVLAFTPITRSRSADTQAEVKLVFNQTAAQPVPQLAEIGDTLKAALNSSNSTIGNLTVVSDSIKVTVLTSNTTATPVITSAITSTTPATTTTKTTTTTAVPLSMVPVVFRSLGETFTSDLSNSSTQAFQNRALLIKTQLEPFYRSAFISFNSLTVTKFSSGSIINTMNLAFLSSSVPNNTAIGNVLINAARNITAFNIDPTSVTVNGIANSGVGSKASLFTASCLVVLSMLLSRQQ, from the exons ATGACAGAGACCCCAA ctgctccaaaaacaacaacagagacCTCAACCACAACttcagctgcttcaacaacaactacagagtctccaacaacaacgacagaggTTACAAGCACAACTACAGCTGAACCCACCACAATTACAGCTGCACCAACGACTTCAGAGTCTCCAACCACAACTACAtctgctccaacaacaacagaggccacaaccacaaccacagcggctccaacaacgactacagagtctccaacaacaacgacagaggctacaaccacaactacagagGCCCCAATCACAAGCACAGCAgctccaacaacaactacagagtctccaacaacaacgacagaggCTACAAGCACAACGACAGAGGCttcaaccacaactacagctgccccaaccACAACTACTGCcgctacaacaacaactacagctgccacaaccacaacaactgagacacaaaccacaactacagctttACCAAcgactacagagtctccaaccaCAACTACAGAGGCATctacaacaactacagctgctaTAACCACGACTACAGCTCCTTCGACAATAACTACAGAGGCCCTTACCAGCAGAACAACAGCTACAACCCCTGAAACTACAACCCCTGCAACTACAACCCCTGAAACTACAACCCCTTCATCTATAACTCCTGCAACTACAACCCCTTCAACCACAACCCCTGCAACTACAATCATTGCAACTACAACCCCTGCAAGTACAACCACAGCAACAGCAATCACTGCAACTACAATCATTGCAACTACAGCTATTCCACTCAGTACGGTGCCTGTGGTATTCAGGTCCTTAGGGGAGACCTTCACCTCTGACCTATCAAACTCATCAACTCAGGCCTTTCAAAACCGAGCATTACTCATTAAAACTCAG CTTGAACCTTTTTATCAATCAGCTTTCGTCTCTTTTTATAGTTTAACTGTGACACAATTCag CTCTGGATCCATCATTAATCATATGGATTTAGCATTCTACTCCTCCTCTGTACCTAATAATACAGAGATTGGAACCATTTTGATAAAAGCTGCACAAAACATCACAGTGTTTAACATCGACTTCACCTCAGTGACTGTGAACAACACAG ATATTTTTGCAGCAACTACGTTACCTCCATCATCTGCTGTAGTCACCCCTGTGGCAGATACTACCACTTCAACAACTGGACAACCTCATACTGTTCTCGTCACGGCTGCTACGACTGGACCCAGAAACACCACCACTACATTGTTGTCTCCCTCAACAGTATCAAATATAGGATCAACCCTGGCCACACTAACTACCAGAACATCTCCAACCACCACTACAACCAACCCACAAACAACCTCTCCCACAATAACTACAGCTGTGTCCAACATCACAACAGCTTCTGTCAACACAACCAAAACCGCAAATACAACAACTACAGCTTCTATCAACACAACCAAAGctgccaacacaacaacaaccacagcttctgtcaacacaaccaaagctgccaatacaacaacaacaacagcttctgtcaacacaaccaaagctgccaacacaacaacaactacagcttcTGTCAACACAACCAAAGCTGCCAATACAACAACAACGACCACAGCTTCTGTCAACACAACCAAAGCTGCCaatacaacaacaatgatcacAGCTTCTCCCTCAACAAGCTTGGGTGCTTCAACAGTCTTTCaag GTACTCCTACAGCAACTACTTTTCTCCCCTCAACTGTGGCTGGTACCACCACCAGAACAACTGGACAACCTGTCACTGTTCCTATGACTGGACCCAGAAACACAACCACTACATTTGGGTCTCCCTCAACAGCATCAAATGCAGCATCAACACTGGCCACACTAACTACCAGAACAACTCCAACTACCACTACAACCAGCGCACCAACAACTACCAAAACCACAACTGCAACTACTACAACAACTACAGCAACTACTAGGACAACCACCACAACTGCGCCTATTCAACCTGCTCCAGTGGTGGTTTTCATCATACAACAACTTTATGTCCCACAATTAAGTAACCCTGCGAGTACAGAGTTCCAAACCCTTGCATTAACTGTTATTGCAGCG TTTGATGTGatctacaaaacaaaatacgGAAGCTTCTTCATTAGGACGATAGTTCTCGCATTCAC ACCTATTACCCGTTCCCGGAGTGCAGACACGCAGGCTGAGGTGAAGCTGGTGTTTAACCAGACCGCCGCACAACCGGTACCTCAACTTGCTGAAATTGGGGACACGCTAAAGGCAGCTCTGAACAGTTCCAACAGTACCATCGGCAACCTCACAGTGGTGTCAGACTCCATCAAAGTTACAG TACTCACCTCAAATACAACAGCTACTCCTGTCATTACTTCCGCCATCACATCTACAACCCCTGCAACTACAACCACTAAAACTACAACCACTACAGCTGTTCCACTCAGTATGGTGCCTGTGGTATTCAGGTCCTTAGGGGAGACCTTCACCTCTGACCTATCAAACTCATCAACTCAGGCCTTTCAAAACCGAGCATTACTCATTAAAACTCAG CTTGAACCTTTTTATCGATCGGCTTTCATCTCTTTTAATAGTTTGACTGTGACAAAATTCAG CTCTGGATCCATCATAAATACTATGAATTTAGcattcctctcctcctcggTCCCTAATAACACAGCGATTGGCAACGTTTTGATAAATGCAGCTCGAAACATCACAGCTTTCAACATCGACCCCACCTCAGTGACAGTCAATGGCATAG C
- the LOC117593972 gene encoding cell wall protein DAN4-like, whose translation PTTTTESPTTTTEDTTTTTAVATTTTAAPTTTTESPTTTTEATTTTTAVATTTTVSPTTTTESPTTTTEATTTTTAAPIMTTAASTSTASTTTTTGAPTTSIEAPTITTEATTTTIPATTTSTETQTTTTASPTTTTEATSTTTEATTTTTAAPTTTTSAPTTITAATTTEAQNTTTASPTTTTETTTTTTPSPTTTTAAPTTTTAATTTTSESPKPTLQRLQQ comes from the exons ccaacaaccactacagagtctccaacaaccactacagaggatacaaccacaactacagcagtcgcaaccactactacagctgctccaacaaccactacagagtctccaacaaccactacagaggctacaaccacaactacagctgtcgcaaccactactacagtttctccaacaaccactacagagtctccaacaacgactacagaggctacaaccacaactacagctgctccaataATGACTACAGCTGCTTCAACGTCTACAGCTTCCACTACCACAACTACAGGGGCACCGACAACAAGTATAGAGGCTCCAACAATAACtacagaggccacaaccacaACCATACCTGCCACAACCACATCAACTGAGACAcaaaccacaactacagcatctccaacaacaacgacagaggCTACAAGCACAacgacagaggctacaaccacaactacagctgccccaaccACAACTACTTCCGCTCCAACAACGATTACAGCTGCCACAACAACAGAGGCACAAAACACAACTACAgcttctccaacaacaacgacagagactacaaccacaactacaccTTCCCCAACCACAACTACTGCCGctccaacaacgactacagcTGCCACTACCACAACATCCGAG agtcCCAAACCAACACTACAGAGGCTCCAACAATAA
- the LOC117593973 gene encoding cell wall protein DAN4-like yields MAKASVAATTNTDTTTAAPTTTTESPTTTTEATTTTTAIATTTAVTPTTTAESPTTTTEATTTTTAAPTTTTVAATTTTESPTTTTTEATTTSTAVAITTTVTPTTTTESPTTTTEATTTTTAAPTTTTAAATTTESPTTTTEATTTTTVVATTTTAAPTTTTESPTTTTEATTTTTAAPTTTTVAATTTTESPTTMTTEATTTTTAVATTTTVTPTTTTESPTTTTEATTTTTAAPTT; encoded by the coding sequence cactactacagctgctccaacaaccactacagagtctccaacaaccactacagaggctacaaccacaactacagctatCGCAACCACTACTGCAGTTACTCCAACAACCACtgcagagtctccaacaacgactacagaggctacaaccacaactacagctgccccaacaacaactacagttgctgcaacaacaacaacagagtctccaacaacaacgactacagaggctacaaccacaagtACAGCTGTCGCAATCACTACTACAGttactccaacaaccactacagagtctccaacaacgactacagaggcaacaaccacaactacagctgccccaactacaactacagctgctgcaacaactacagagtctccaacaacaacaacagaggctacaaccacaactacagttgtcgcaactactactacagctgctccaacaaccactacagagtctccaacaacgactacagaagctacaaccacaactacagctgccccaactaccactacagttgctgcaacaacaacaacagagtctccaacaacaatgactacagaggctacaaccacaactacagctgtcgcaaccactactacagttactccaacaaccactacagagtctccaacaaccactacagaggcaacaaccacaactacagctgccccaactaca